Proteins co-encoded in one Methanosarcinales archaeon Met12 genomic window:
- a CDS encoding winged helix-turn-helix domain-containing protein produces MKKKEFVYREILYRVLEQGERAATQQELSKVLDISLSTVNHAFKPLTRMGTVKVNPMNFRIIDAKKILLYWASIRNVPKDVIYSTRADGTVTEIEKSMPDDVVYGAYSAYKFNFKDVPADYSEVYIYSAKKLEDRFPEMPGPANLFVLKKDSLMDGYGRVTTMAQTYVDLWNINTWYAGEFIKALEDRINAVLE; encoded by the coding sequence ATGAAAAAGAAGGAGTTCGTGTACAGAGAAATCCTTTACCGAGTTTTAGAGCAGGGCGAGCGCGCGGCTACGCAGCAGGAGCTTTCAAAGGTATTGGACATCTCTCTGAGTACTGTCAATCACGCTTTCAAGCCGCTGACCAGGATGGGCACTGTAAAGGTCAATCCGATGAATTTCCGCATAATCGATGCAAAGAAGATTTTGCTGTATTGGGCTTCGATTAGGAACGTTCCAAAAGACGTCATTTACAGCACGAGAGCAGATGGTACCGTGACCGAAATCGAGAAGAGCATGCCAGACGATGTCGTCTATGGCGCCTATTCTGCCTACAAGTTCAATTTTAAGGACGTTCCAGCAGATTACAGTGAAGTTTATATCTACTCCGCTAAGAAACTCGAAGATAGGTTTCCAGAGATGCCAGGTCCGGCAAATTTATTCGTTCTGAAAAAGGATTCTTTGATGGATGGATATGGGAGAGTGACGACTATGGCACAAACCTACGTCGATCTGTGGAACATCAACACCTGGTATGCTGGCGAGTTCATCAAAGCGCTGGAGGATAGAATAAATGCAGTACTGGAGTGA
- a CDS encoding metallophosphoesterase codes for MNEIIVVGDVHEGINFGFQIDSETGLSARTLDTHNNFTRAAQFAIENVAKLFVIVGDLFDRTHVSPAFRELVRRDVIEPLAEAGIGIWILAGNHDQPRNTHKGTSIDDFRGYPHVRVYRNPTTEKLTIDGKTVGCIIVPYLHPTHIAGLVREKLGKETSQEQMFHQGQEVLKNWIKNRTEELDADFKILFAHYYIEGAKLRETACPEVLPGEFSFRKDMIPDNLDLAIFGHIHLHQVMRSNSTELIYAGAVERIDWGEMGDKKGFIAINLFAPNKWHFEELPTRDMLKIEVEVAADDDPTQKILDAIPDVTEKLVRLEVAIGEGLRSKVAEGKIAEKLRGAFNYDVRWREKSAEKVGFANFTMDPFELLKNFIEINYSTHPKCDALLDEGRNILEEVLRED; via the coding sequence ATGAACGAAATCATCGTCGTGGGGGATGTTCACGAGGGCATAAATTTTGGGTTCCAGATAGACTCAGAGACAGGACTCTCAGCGAGAACTCTCGACACTCACAATAATTTCACGAGGGCAGCGCAGTTTGCCATCGAGAATGTTGCGAAACTTTTCGTCATAGTCGGTGATCTCTTTGATCGTACGCATGTCAGCCCGGCATTTCGCGAGCTGGTCAGACGTGACGTCATAGAGCCTCTGGCAGAGGCAGGTATTGGTATATGGATACTTGCTGGAAATCACGACCAGCCCCGTAACACGCACAAAGGAACGTCCATCGACGACTTCAGAGGTTATCCGCATGTTAGAGTATACCGGAATCCCACAACAGAAAAACTTACCATTGATGGAAAGACGGTCGGTTGCATCATCGTTCCTTATTTGCACCCAACACATATTGCGGGATTGGTCAGGGAGAAATTGGGCAAGGAAACTTCGCAAGAGCAGATGTTCCACCAGGGGCAGGAAGTGTTGAAGAACTGGATTAAAAATAGGACAGAAGAACTGGATGCCGATTTTAAGATTTTATTCGCCCATTACTACATCGAAGGCGCGAAGTTAAGGGAAACCGCATGCCCGGAGGTTTTGCCTGGCGAATTCTCCTTTAGGAAGGATATGATTCCAGATAATCTGGACCTGGCTATTTTTGGACATATTCATTTGCATCAGGTGATGCGCAGCAACTCTACCGAACTCATTTATGCGGGAGCCGTCGAGAGAATCGATTGGGGCGAAATGGGTGACAAAAAGGGATTCATCGCAATTAATCTGTTTGCTCCGAACAAATGGCACTTTGAAGAGTTGCCGACGAGAGACATGTTGAAGATTGAGGTGGAAGTTGCTGCAGATGACGACCCAACGCAAAAAATTTTGGATGCAATACCCGACGTCACCGAAAAATTGGTCAGACTGGAGGTTGCAATCGGTGAAGGACTTCGGAGCAAGGTCGCTGAAGGCAAAATCGCTGAAAAGCTAAGAGGTGCCTTCAATTATGATGTGCGCTGGCGCGAAAAATCAGCGGAAAAGGTAGGATTTGCCAATTTCACGATGGATCCATTTGAACTCCTCAAAAACTTCATCGAGATAAATTACTCAACCCATCCAAAATGTGATGCGCTGTTGGATGAAGGCAGGAATATCCTGGAGGAGGTTCTGCGTGAGGATTAA
- a CDS encoding signal peptidase I, translating into MIETNFIIYVGILSTIFFVIYLVKKRDVKYPLTLLGKLIGMLTPKREERIDAVMQGYKFISTRPRVISSVLPLINVLMVGLILYFGIIGFVVIGSDSMAPTFEKGDLLVMQSVLIDPVAGDIIMFDAPGVAIPVVHRVYSIGGEGDWFRTKGDARPVDLWAIPKDDIKGQAVMIHGEPIVLRDVGIYFIEDPRQPHVFGTEFGFITSLVQTVQTSGLILFFLMIALYVLMTLKEFHSKAFSRYDGKG; encoded by the coding sequence ATGATAGAAACCAATTTCATCATCTACGTGGGCATATTGTCGACCATCTTCTTCGTCATATATCTGGTGAAAAAGAGGGATGTCAAATATCCGCTGACCTTGCTTGGCAAACTCATCGGCATGCTCACGCCTAAGAGAGAGGAGCGCATAGATGCAGTCATGCAGGGATACAAATTCATCTCGACGAGACCGCGCGTCATCTCATCCGTTCTGCCACTGATTAACGTGCTGATGGTCGGACTCATCCTCTACTTCGGCATAATCGGCTTCGTGGTCATCGGCTCTGATAGCATGGCGCCGACATTCGAGAAGGGTGACCTATTAGTGATGCAGAGTGTGTTGATAGACCCCGTCGCCGGGGACATAATCATGTTCGACGCACCAGGAGTAGCTATTCCTGTGGTGCACAGGGTGTATTCCATCGGGGGCGAGGGTGATTGGTTCAGGACCAAGGGTGACGCCAGACCTGTTGACCTGTGGGCCATCCCTAAGGATGACATCAAGGGACAGGCGGTCATGATACATGGCGAACCCATCGTGCTCAGAGATGTTGGCATTTATTTCATCGAAGACCCCAGGCAGCCCCATGTGTTCGGCACTGAATTCGGTTTTATCACATCGCTGGTGCAGACGGTACAGACCAGTGGACTCATCTTGTTTTTCCTGATGATAGCGCTATATGTTCTCATGACGCTCAAAGAATTTCACTCAAAAGCTTTTAGTAGATATGATGGCAAAGGATGA
- a CDS encoding SMC family ATPase: MRINTLDSLVSDGGFVIEDIEIKGFMRYLDRSTISFPHKFTVITGRTGTGKTSILDAITFALYRRTSRIDLPNVKIESICQQGGYVKITFYQGSDRYEVTRGLTRSGSSYVTLRINGTSINGTIQEIDAKMQDIIGLDYVGFRNSTFVRQDEMRELGAQTGSQRLEIFQKLFRLETFEKAQTIAAGKLGKVLLDIRANESALGVMGEQHSRLPEKEEEYFLLKKESEDERERLNELKKTIEIMSGSLEELKSRHEEFLEARAKEAGLSSGLAELKMKIAKSHEDNLKTQELKRLVSRLAIETGDYELLQTELDVLKEKEQKVASIQKQKQIYESQRRQTDAEHKREFGELSARYNVQKSRLDKITTDIDKDMAFSLLKSEGALGERITRIDLELEWLKENEDLVIRLKREQEDTKCELDEVSLQTKKIDVDSFVHSEIQEGLKHIQNEMQRKREGYHEKIRVIGEELKGIQAEIDAIGFEIHDRTRLNEIQQSLNAKRQKKDELERIRSELDKVKDYDALIEDLTGQKTQKEFELKDLRDSLRRLQEYETQYRATESELRKLEEGQRELDGLIHGREGEMKQLTKEIEALQALGERIRELEDELKKLQETSEVLLLLKDKIFHKRGVVMYAVNQLLPQLARESSLNLSDMTDNRFSKVRLSPYEENNRYGIRIEVEGPDGSFHDVQEFSGGEKTQINASLRFAIAKELASMPQVGKSFGRMKTLFIDEGDLGSLDTELSRELFVKKLFDMGRFFDKVILITHLTDVAEKFPAKLRVDMTPEGKSRIGVLYDE; encoded by the coding sequence GTGAGGATTAATACGCTTGATTCGCTTGTTTCGGATGGCGGCTTTGTCATAGAGGATATTGAAATCAAGGGCTTCATGCGCTACCTGGACAGGTCGACGATCAGTTTTCCGCATAAATTTACGGTGATAACCGGGCGAACAGGGACTGGAAAGACATCGATACTCGATGCGATCACCTTTGCATTATACAGGCGCACATCGAGAATCGACCTGCCGAATGTCAAGATCGAAAGCATTTGCCAGCAAGGCGGATACGTCAAGATTACATTCTATCAGGGTTCCGATAGATATGAAGTCACGCGTGGGCTGACTCGCTCTGGTTCATCATATGTCACGCTCAGAATAAATGGCACATCGATCAATGGCACCATTCAGGAGATCGATGCGAAGATGCAGGACATCATCGGTTTGGATTATGTGGGTTTCAGAAATTCAACCTTCGTCAGGCAGGACGAGATGAGGGAGTTGGGTGCGCAGACTGGCTCCCAGCGTCTCGAAATCTTCCAGAAGTTATTCAGACTTGAAACGTTTGAGAAGGCACAAACTATTGCCGCAGGGAAATTGGGCAAGGTCTTGTTGGACATCAGGGCTAATGAATCGGCATTGGGTGTTATGGGGGAACAACATTCCAGACTACCAGAAAAAGAGGAAGAATACTTCCTCCTAAAAAAGGAGAGCGAGGACGAAAGGGAAAGATTAAACGAGCTAAAAAAAACAATTGAGATAATGAGTGGCTCACTTGAGGAACTAAAGAGCAGGCACGAAGAGTTTTTAGAGGCAAGGGCTAAGGAGGCAGGGTTATCCAGTGGCCTCGCCGAGCTAAAAATGAAGATCGCAAAGTCCCATGAGGATAATCTAAAAACACAGGAACTCAAGCGTCTGGTTTCAAGATTAGCCATAGAAACAGGGGATTATGAATTGCTGCAAACGGAGCTGGACGTACTAAAGGAAAAGGAGCAGAAGGTCGCAAGTATTCAGAAACAAAAGCAGATTTACGAGAGCCAAAGACGGCAAACTGATGCAGAGCATAAGCGTGAATTTGGGGAATTATCTGCACGGTATAATGTGCAGAAATCGAGGCTGGACAAGATAACTACCGACATCGATAAAGATATGGCATTCTCGCTTTTAAAAAGCGAGGGGGCACTTGGGGAGCGCATCACCCGAATAGACCTGGAGCTCGAATGGCTAAAAGAAAACGAAGACCTTGTCATCCGCCTTAAACGAGAACAAGAGGACACTAAGTGTGAACTGGACGAAGTCTCGTTGCAAACGAAAAAGATCGACGTCGATTCCTTTGTTCACTCCGAGATTCAAGAAGGGCTAAAACATATCCAAAATGAAATGCAAAGAAAACGAGAAGGATACCATGAAAAAATACGGGTAATCGGGGAGGAGCTCAAGGGGATTCAGGCTGAAATTGACGCCATTGGTTTTGAAATACACGACAGAACAAGATTGAACGAGATACAGCAATCGTTGAACGCTAAGAGACAAAAGAAGGATGAATTGGAGCGAATACGGAGTGAATTAGATAAGGTCAAGGACTACGATGCGCTCATAGAGGATTTGACTGGCCAAAAAACGCAAAAAGAGTTTGAACTGAAGGATTTGCGCGATTCGCTAAGGAGGCTTCAGGAATATGAAACCCAGTATAGAGCGACGGAATCTGAGTTGAGAAAGTTGGAGGAAGGGCAAAGAGAGCTTGACGGGCTCATCCATGGAAGGGAAGGGGAAATGAAGCAGCTCACCAAGGAAATCGAAGCTCTTCAAGCTCTCGGCGAACGGATTCGGGAACTGGAGGATGAGCTAAAGAAATTACAGGAGACTTCCGAAGTGCTCCTTCTCCTGAAAGACAAGATATTTCACAAGAGGGGAGTAGTGATGTATGCGGTCAACCAGCTACTGCCGCAACTTGCCCGCGAGTCCTCGCTCAATCTCTCAGATATGACGGATAATAGGTTTAGCAAGGTACGGCTGAGCCCCTATGAGGAAAACAATCGCTACGGCATTCGCATCGAGGTAGAGGGACCAGATGGCAGTTTCCATGATGTGCAGGAGTTCAGCGGCGGCGAAAAGACGCAGATAAACGCCTCTCTGAGATTTGCGATAGCGAAAGAACTCGCGAGCATGCCACAGGTCGGCAAATCATTCGGCAGGATGAAGACGCTGTTTATCGATGAAGGCGACCTCGGCTCGCTGGACACGGAGCTCAGTAGGGAACTATTCGTCAAGAAGTTATTCGATATGGGACGATTCTTCGACAAGGTCATTTTAATCACCCATCTGACCGATGTGGCGGAAAAATTCCCGGCCAAGCTCAGGGTAGATATGACGCCAGAGGGCAAATCGAGGATAGGGGTGCTGTACGATGAGTGA
- a CDS encoding PIN domain-containing protein — MLKIYLDTNVWGRPFDAPSQRIINETNAFFKILERGFEGELTIVGSVVLDVEVGNMEEVEKKTAIEQLLALLVSEKIYDVSISKLKEIKLMGLKLPDASHIACTITGECKYFISCDDDVLRKGKEIEKRYGIRVCGPVEFIKMEEEKW, encoded by the coding sequence ATGCTTAAAATTTACCTTGACACAAATGTATGGGGTCGTCCTTTTGATGCTCCTTCTCAAAGGATAATTAACGAGACAAATGCATTTTTCAAGATATTAGAGAGGGGCTTTGAAGGAGAGTTAACAATAGTGGGTTCGGTGGTTTTGGATGTAGAAGTTGGGAATATGGAAGAAGTGGAGAAGAAAACTGCCATTGAGCAATTGTTAGCCCTCCTCGTTTCAGAGAAGATTTATGACGTCTCCATCTCAAAGTTAAAAGAAATAAAATTGATGGGATTAAAACTCCCAGATGCCTCTCACATTGCATGCACAATAACAGGAGAATGCAAATATTTTATATCATGTGATGATGATGTGTTAAGAAAAGGCAAAGAAATTGAAAAACGATATGGAATTAGGGTCTGTGGCCCCGTCGAATTTATCAAGATGGAGGAAGAAAAATGGTAG
- a CDS encoding DNA double-strand break repair nuclease NurA gives MSDFSVEIPGVLISVRNYLDQIRDEESVVDVNPVRFEYADASPDMVAVDGSHSFIFDFSGIKLAAIRVCALTYEFVDKELDGKIGYKLRHNLVAEHPILVSSHESFVREQSEVYQKLLKSARKSQLKKTHIYIANELRRYEECKLMNRVAGEVSGKILAFDGALTTPPPFLDEFAHLMEDTIRLCEKNENILVGISKDSETHMLGQISTDEELLRKLVKTPALYYLRAEYEKTHPQPHYGDIYFAKLFPRAPKWFRVDVGTFKDDPDYVFSAISHYARSEICPGYPYPLLEAHRYVVTVRHLREMYENVVLKLAPKYGISIEDVINGRTNIDGLRRQAFHEFLDRNSKVKP, from the coding sequence ATGAGTGATTTTAGCGTTGAGATTCCAGGAGTGCTGATATCGGTCCGAAATTATCTTGACCAGATACGAGACGAGGAGTCTGTAGTGGATGTAAATCCCGTTCGGTTTGAATATGCAGACGCATCGCCTGACATGGTTGCCGTCGACGGTTCTCATTCATTCATATTTGATTTCTCAGGAATCAAACTTGCGGCGATTCGGGTTTGTGCATTGACATACGAGTTTGTAGATAAGGAACTCGATGGAAAGATTGGATATAAGCTCAGGCACAATCTCGTTGCTGAGCATCCCATTTTGGTATCGTCCCATGAATCGTTTGTCAGAGAGCAATCCGAGGTGTACCAGAAGTTGCTCAAAAGTGCGAGGAAATCGCAACTAAAAAAGACGCACATATATATCGCCAACGAACTGCGCAGATATGAGGAATGCAAGCTGATGAATCGAGTTGCGGGAGAGGTGTCTGGAAAGATTTTGGCCTTCGACGGTGCGTTAACAACGCCGCCGCCATTCTTGGATGAGTTCGCGCATCTGATGGAAGATACTATTCGGCTATGTGAAAAGAACGAAAACATATTGGTCGGAATCTCCAAGGACTCTGAGACGCACATGCTCGGCCAAATCTCTACCGATGAAGAGTTATTGCGCAAATTGGTCAAAACGCCAGCCCTCTATTATTTGCGTGCTGAATATGAAAAGACACATCCTCAGCCACATTATGGCGATATTTATTTTGCAAAATTATTCCCGCGCGCGCCCAAGTGGTTCAGGGTGGATGTCGGCACATTTAAGGATGACCCAGACTATGTCTTCTCGGCCATCTCGCACTATGCGCGATCAGAAATCTGTCCAGGGTACCCATATCCTTTGCTGGAAGCGCACAGATACGTCGTAACAGTCCGACATCTTCGCGAGATGTATGAAAATGTCGTTCTTAAACTCGCTCCGAAATATGGAATTTCGATAGAAGACGTCATAAACGGGCGGACGAATATCGATGGATTAAGGCGACAGGCATTCCATGAGTTTTTAGATAGAAATAGCAAGGTGAAACCATGA
- a CDS encoding DNA topoisomerase VI subunit B has product MANLIAEELAKKQKAISVAEFFEKNKQILGFDSAPRCLITCVKEAVDNALDACEDAGILPDILVQIERADRDNCRVIVEDNGPGIVKAQIPKIFAKLLYGSRFHVLRQSRGQQGIGISAAVLYSQLTSGKPSKIISKIGKDEPAHYYELIIDTQTNEPEIVAESIIEWDRPHGTRTEMEMTATYVRGRRQSVWEYLKDTAIVNPHARLTLIEPNGEEEVFERATNEMPAKPNEIRPHPEGIELGTLIKMMRYTERYKLISFLMNEFARIGRTTAEDLCKTANLDPDANPNDLSRDQTVRLLEAFKTVRITAPPTDCLSPIGKDLIYKGLEKEYNVDFISTATRPPAVHSGNPFIVEAGIAYGGDLPKEEKVTILRFANRVPLLYQQGGCAITHAMERMNWRQYELNQPGGTGIPLGPLVVSIHVASTKIPFTSESKDAIADIPEIVDEIELAIRGVARNLRNYLSRQKLLEKRREKEEIIKKVLPKLVEKVSSIVGKEEPDIKPIVAKIMENILIQRKIVGQNDGQYGVSIRLKNFGEHTRTFKLYELSKYEMVKPDSDAKVVEMDGEMGQIWKVSLKADEEKSIQYMIKCDEAPELSIPMVEGIEEELVTGAKTLESRKDVEE; this is encoded by the coding sequence ATGGCAAACTTGATTGCAGAAGAATTAGCAAAGAAACAAAAAGCGATTAGCGTCGCCGAGTTCTTTGAGAAGAACAAGCAGATACTCGGATTTGACTCGGCGCCGAGATGCCTCATCACGTGTGTCAAGGAAGCCGTGGACAACGCATTAGATGCGTGTGAAGATGCTGGAATCCTCCCAGATATATTAGTCCAGATTGAACGAGCAGATCGAGATAACTGCAGAGTCATAGTCGAAGACAATGGTCCAGGCATCGTGAAAGCCCAAATACCCAAAATATTCGCCAAACTGCTCTATGGATCGCGGTTCCACGTATTAAGACAGAGCAGGGGGCAGCAAGGCATCGGCATTTCGGCAGCAGTGCTCTATTCGCAGTTAACTTCCGGCAAACCTTCAAAAATAATCTCTAAAATCGGCAAGGATGAACCTGCCCACTACTATGAGCTGATTATCGACACCCAGACCAACGAGCCAGAGATCGTAGCCGAGAGCATCATCGAGTGGGACCGCCCACATGGGACCAGGACCGAGATGGAGATGACGGCGACATATGTCAGGGGGCGCCGTCAGTCGGTATGGGAATATCTCAAGGACACGGCAATCGTCAACCCGCACGCACGGTTGACACTGATAGAGCCGAATGGAGAAGAGGAGGTATTCGAAAGGGCAACCAACGAGATGCCTGCAAAACCCAATGAGATACGGCCGCATCCAGAAGGCATTGAACTGGGGACGTTAATCAAGATGATGAGGTACACAGAGCGCTATAAACTCATATCGTTTTTGATGAACGAATTTGCCAGAATTGGGCGAACTACTGCGGAGGACCTGTGTAAAACCGCGAATCTGGACCCTGATGCAAATCCAAATGATCTGTCCAGGGACCAAACAGTTCGATTGTTAGAAGCATTCAAAACGGTCAGAATTACGGCACCACCTACCGACTGCCTCTCACCGATTGGCAAAGACCTCATTTACAAAGGGCTGGAAAAAGAGTACAACGTAGATTTTATCTCGACCGCAACGCGACCACCCGCGGTCCACTCGGGCAATCCATTCATAGTCGAGGCGGGCATTGCATATGGCGGCGACCTGCCCAAAGAGGAGAAGGTCACCATATTGCGATTCGCCAATCGAGTGCCGTTACTATATCAACAGGGCGGATGCGCCATAACTCACGCCATGGAAAGGATGAACTGGAGACAGTATGAATTAAATCAACCAGGTGGAACTGGCATCCCGCTCGGACCACTGGTCGTGTCTATCCACGTGGCATCTACGAAGATTCCGTTTACCTCGGAGTCCAAAGATGCGATAGCAGATATCCCTGAGATAGTAGATGAGATCGAATTGGCGATTCGAGGTGTAGCCAGAAATCTGCGGAATTACCTCTCAAGGCAGAAATTGCTCGAGAAGCGCAGGGAAAAGGAAGAGATCATCAAAAAGGTCCTTCCAAAACTGGTGGAGAAGGTATCCTCAATTGTGGGAAAAGAAGAGCCAGACATCAAGCCAATAGTGGCGAAGATCATGGAAAATATATTAATACAACGAAAGATCGTAGGACAAAACGATGGCCAATATGGCGTGTCGATCAGACTCAAAAATTTCGGTGAACACACCAGGACATTCAAGTTATATGAATTATCCAAATATGAGATGGTAAAGCCAGATTCCGATGCAAAGGTCGTGGAGATGGATGGCGAGATGGGCCAGATATGGAAAGTATCACTGAAAGCAGATGAAGAGAAGTCCATTCAATATATGATCAAGTGCGATGAGGCACCGGAGCTATCAATTCCAATGGTCGAAGGGATAGAAGAGGAGCTCGTCACCGGTGCAAAGACTTTAGAGTCAAGAAAGGATGTGGAAGAATGA
- a CDS encoding type II toxin-antitoxin system RelE/ParE family toxin — protein sequence MKYEVFLERKAQKKLKGYKNHYRLRVGRYRVLFEFIDGYKMVVYAILPRRKAYR from the coding sequence ATGAAGTATGAGGTATTTTTAGAAAGAAAAGCACAAAAGAAATTAAAAGGATATAAAAACCATTATCGTTTAAGGGTTGGTCGTTACAGGGTTCTTTTTGAATTTATAGATGGGTACAAAATGGTGGTTTATGCGATTTTACCACGAAGAAAAGCATATAGATAA
- a CDS encoding ATP-binding protein: MRFTLQPVKGEKFINRAELLEEMVAELKDKRSTVGYALYGKRRIGKTSILKEIQRRLEKEDEIIVIYFSVWDLIESTLAEFCQRLSMEVIDAYRPHIGLKYRAKELIQTPLTMLRKILDGSEFKVVYNEIEFLLSRKRDVADGALVEHAFSISEKLAENTDTKCILLIDEFPSIIDLKSNNIKIGEAIIRKIRTIFEDWERTSLCISGSIRSTMNLAVLSSSSPFYRQLIVKEIKPLEREHVGELLSQNLEIPYEGIEEIYNFSAGIPFYVQFMGKMLEREEKISLDSIKKIEHEFLMEEGNILFKEEFGTLGPKERLIVINIANGCHAPKELANATGDKISNVSRFLTYLREKGYISKAETGYYVLEDPVFERWLKEVVLQVDVAGTPDSNITGE; this comes from the coding sequence ATGCGGTTTACATTACAGCCTGTGAAAGGTGAGAAATTTATAAACAGGGCAGAACTGTTGGAAGAGATGGTTGCAGAACTAAAAGATAAAAGATCAACTGTCGGATATGCTCTTTATGGAAAAAGAAGGATAGGAAAGACATCAATTCTAAAAGAGATTCAAAGAAGGCTTGAAAAAGAAGATGAAATTATCGTTATATATTTTTCTGTCTGGGATTTGATTGAATCGACTCTGGCAGAGTTCTGCCAAAGATTGAGCATGGAGGTTATCGATGCATATAGACCGCACATCGGTTTGAAATACAGGGCAAAAGAGTTGATCCAAACACCCCTCACCATGCTGAGAAAAATCCTTGACGGCTCAGAATTTAAAGTCGTTTATAATGAAATCGAGTTTCTTTTATCCAGAAAAAGAGATGTCGCTGATGGGGCGCTCGTTGAACATGCATTCAGTATATCAGAGAAACTTGCTGAGAATACGGATACGAAATGTATTCTTCTGATAGACGAATTTCCTTCAATTATTGATCTGAAAAGTAACAATATAAAAATTGGTGAGGCGATTATCAGAAAAATCAGAACAATATTTGAGGATTGGGAACGAACATCCCTCTGCATATCAGGATCAATAAGAAGCACGATGAATCTTGCAGTTTTGTCATCAAGTTCTCCATTTTACAGACAATTGATCGTGAAAGAGATCAAGCCACTTGAACGGGAACATGTCGGGGAACTATTGTCGCAAAATCTTGAAATTCCATACGAAGGTATAGAAGAGATCTACAATTTTTCTGCTGGAATACCGTTCTACGTTCAGTTCATGGGTAAAATGCTCGAAAGAGAGGAAAAAATATCATTGGATTCGATTAAAAAGATAGAACACGAATTTCTGATGGAGGAAGGAAATATTTTGTTCAAAGAAGAATTTGGTACCCTGGGCCCAAAGGAGCGGTTGATCGTTATAAATATTGCAAACGGATGCCATGCACCGAAAGAATTGGCAAATGCCACCGGAGATAAAATCTCCAATGTCAGCAGGTTTTTGACATATCTAAGGGAAAAAGGTTATATCTCAAAAGCAGAGACGGGTTACTATGTTCTGGAGGACCCGGTTTTTGAGAGGTGGTTAAAGGAGGTTGTGCTGCAGGTAGATGTGGCTGGCACCCCCGACTCAAACATCACAGGAGAATAG
- a CDS encoding DNA topoisomerase IV subunit A, with amino-acid sequence MSAEAKTTEKDELTKKRLLDIIGGFYGQLLGEQIPHLNLPTRTKTNIEYSEDSEVWVYGDRESIRSAKTVRGAYQLLKTSYLIEFLNMQLAQARSSTLRELYYISENWSLAKFREQQESDRLIEDIEIISELQRENFHIRPEEDGASITGPIKIKEQTRRGTKTFHCQDDVGEAGYQIPNTVDKLEFLEHDAKMIIAIETGGMRDRLIENGFDEKFDTILVHLKGQPARSTRRLLKRLNEELKIPVVVFTDGDPWSYRIFASVAYGSIKSAHMSEYMATPSAQFIGIRPSDIVNYELPTDKLSEQDIKALHSELSDPRFETEFWKNEINLQLELNKKSEQQSLAKYGLDYVTDTYLPERLTEMGIL; translated from the coding sequence ATGAGTGCAGAAGCAAAAACAACGGAAAAGGACGAACTGACGAAGAAAAGATTGCTCGACATCATAGGAGGATTTTATGGCCAACTACTGGGCGAGCAAATTCCGCATCTCAATCTGCCTACCAGAACCAAAACCAACATAGAATACAGTGAGGATTCGGAGGTGTGGGTATATGGCGACAGGGAAAGTATCAGGAGTGCGAAAACCGTCAGGGGCGCATATCAGTTGCTAAAGACGTCATACTTGATCGAATTTTTAAATATGCAATTGGCTCAGGCAAGGTCCTCCACTCTGAGAGAATTATATTACATATCTGAAAATTGGAGTCTGGCAAAATTCAGGGAACAACAAGAAAGCGACAGGTTGATAGAAGACATTGAAATCATAAGTGAGCTACAGCGTGAAAACTTCCATATTCGGCCAGAAGAGGATGGAGCCTCCATCACTGGCCCAATCAAAATCAAGGAACAGACCAGACGTGGTACAAAGACATTCCACTGTCAGGATGATGTGGGAGAAGCTGGCTACCAGATTCCAAACACAGTGGACAAACTCGAGTTCCTGGAACACGACGCCAAGATGATCATAGCAATAGAGACTGGTGGTATGCGGGACAGGTTGATCGAGAACGGTTTTGACGAGAAATTTGATACGATTCTCGTGCACCTTAAAGGGCAGCCTGCCAGAAGCACAAGACGACTTCTCAAACGGCTGAACGAAGAGCTGAAGATACCCGTGGTGGTGTTCACCGATGGAGACCCATGGTCCTACCGTATTTTCGCCTCGGTAGCGTATGGGTCCATCAAAAGCGCCCATATGTCAGAGTACATGGCGACCCCTTCAGCGCAGTTTATCGGCATTCGCCCATCCGATATAGTCAACTACGAACTGCCGACCGATAAGTTGTCAGAGCAGGACATTAAAGCGCTACATTCAGAACTCTCCGACCCAAGATTTGAGACGGAGTTCTGGAAGAATGAAATCAACCTGCAGCTGGAATTGAACAAAAAGAGCGAGCAACAGTCGTTAGCGAAGTATGGGCTTGATTACGTGACGGACACGTATCTGCCAGAGCGCCTGACTGAGATGGGCATACTGTGA